The following DNA comes from Deltaproteobacteria bacterium.
CTTGATGTACTGCTCCACGAAGTTGCGGGCGCCGCGGTCGAACTCGTGGTTGCCGATGACCACCGCGTCGGGCTGGATGAGGCTCATCCAGCGGATCTCGGGCTCGCCGGTGGAGAGGTTGAAGATGGGCGCGCCCTCGAACTGGTCGCCGGAGTCGAGGTGCACCACGCGATCGGAGTTGGCGCGCTCGCGGTGGATGAGCGCGGCCAGGCGGGCCACGCCGCCGTAGGGCGGGGCCTCGGGCGCCAGGCCCAGGTCGATGTCGGTCTTGATGGGCGCGAGGTCGTACGGCAGCAGGCGCGAGTGGATATCCGAGGTGTGGAGGATGGTGAAGCGGACGTCCTGGCCCGCGAGATTGGGCTGATCGCCGTCGCGGGTGGGGAGGCAACCGGCGGCGAGGAGCACACTGGTCGCGAGCACGCAGGGGCGAAGACGCATAGAACCACCCTTCAACCCGCCGCTCTCGGTTGCGGCGTGCACAGGAAGAGGCGGGAGATCCGGAATTCTTCCGAGCCTCACGCCCCGCGGAGGGCGGCCAAGCTAGAGATCTGACCCTTGGGTGTCAAGTGATCGACTTGAAACGAGAATCTCCAAATCCGCAGCGGCGGATCAGTTTGTAGAAGAGATGGAGGGGTGGCGCGGGTTTCCTCGGAACCAGCGGCGCGCGCGTGCTTCGTGATGCGTGAACCGCTCGTTGGATCACTCGAGCTCGGATCACGGTTCACCGATCAGGCATCACCCGCCACGAGGCCAGCATGCGTCAGAGCGTGCCAGGGGAAGTCGGAATCCCCGGGGCCGTGCGCTAACCTCGTCCGCCCCGTGCTCAACCGCGCCATCCAGCTCGCCTACCTCGCCGGCTTCAACGTGCTCCGCGCGACCTGGCGCTTCCGGTTGCCCTCGCAGCGCGGGGCGCTCGTGGCGCTCTGGTGCGGCGGCGAGGTGCTGGTGGTTCGCCACGGCTACCAGCGCGTGTGGACGCTCCCCGGCGGCGGAATCCACCCCGGCGAAGCGGCGATGGCCGCGGCGTCGCGCGAGCTGCGCGAGGAGGTCGGCGTCTCGCTGCCCGCGTCGGCGCTGCAGGCGGCGCTGGTGAGCGAGCGGCTCTGGAACCACCGCTGGGACCGGGTGCACATCTTCGCGGCGCGCGTGCTCCACAAGCCCGAGGTGCGCATCGACGCCCGGGAGATCGTGGAGGCGCGCTGGCTCACGCCCGCGGGCCTGGAGGGGATGTCGGTGCCGCCGCAGGTGCGCGACTACCTCGAACGCAGTCCGCGTGGTCCGGGAGGTGATCTCCACCCGCATTTCGGAGCATGATGGACCGGTGGAGGAGCCTCGCTTGAGAGCCTGGGCCGGTCCAATTGGCTTCGCGGTGTTCTTGGCGCTCGTCGCCGGGCCGCGCGTGGCGCACGCCAAGGGTCACCCCAAGGGCATCGGCTGCATCGACTCCTACGGCACCGTCATCGACGGCGTGGACTCGCCCTCGGACTGCAAGAAGCTCGGCGCGCG
Coding sequences within:
- a CDS encoding NUDIX hydrolase is translated as MLNRAIQLAYLAGFNVLRATWRFRLPSQRGALVALWCGGEVLVVRHGYQRVWTLPGGGIHPGEAAMAAASRELREEVGVSLPASALQAALVSERLWNHRWDRVHIFAARVLHKPEVRIDAREIVEARWLTPAGLEGMSVPPQVRDYLERSPRGPGGDLHPHFGA